The Nostoc sp. NIES-3756 DNA window GAAATATTTTCGCCTTTTTTGTAATGTCGCTACAAAGCTTATAGAGTGAGGGTTTTAGGCTATAGTATTCCTGAAGATGATTAGGGAAGTAATAAGGTTGTGAGTAAATCTGGTGTTTTGCCGCCTTGGTTGGTTTTAGATCCGTTGTTGCGGGGTTGGTTGTTGGAGGATATTGGTAAGGGCGATCGCACTACAAATAGTCTGTTAAAGGCGGATGTTACTTTAGGATCAGCGAAGTGGGTAGCAAAAGCTCCAGGGGTAATTGCTGGTTTACCTGTTGCAGCAAGGGTATTTCAGCTTTTAAATGAAAAAGTTAGCTTTGTGGCTGTTGCTGATGAAGGTGCATTTTGCGAGATGGGACAGGTTGTGGCGGAAATGTCTGGTTCGCTTGATGCTTTATTGATGGGGGAACGGGTGGCACTCAATTTAGCTATGCGGTTGAGTGGAATTGCAACTCTTACTAATAAATATGTAGAGAGAATTGCAGATTTACCAGCTCATTTGGTGGATACGCGCAAAACTACGCCAGGGTTAAGGCTGCTGGAAAAGTACGCGACTGCTGTGGGTGGGGCGATTAATCACCGGATGGGTTTGGATGATGCAGTGATGATTAAGGATAATCATATCGCGGCGGCTGGGGGAATTGGTGAAGCGATTACTCGTATTCGTTCTCAAATTCCTTACACCTTAATGATAGAAGTGGAAACGGAAACTATTGAGCAGGTGAAGGAGGCTTTGGAATATCACGCTGACATTATTATGTTGGATAACATGCCTGTTGATTTGATGCGTCAGGCAGTGCAGTTGATTCGTCAACAGGATGGTAGGGTGAAAATTGAGGCTTCTGGGAATGTGACGCTGGAAACTATTCGGGCGGTGGCTGAGACTGGTGTTGATTATATTTCTAGTAGTGCGCCTATTACTCAGTCGAAGTGGTTGGATTTAAGTATGAAGATTAGTTGAGCTTGTTTTTCTCATGCACAGACGCAAAGAATCATCATGCGAGAGGTTGAGTTTTTCATTGTCGGCAATTTCTGGGAAGGAGGAAATGATTAACTCATATTATCCATCATGCTCTTGAAGTGAACCAAGGGTTATGTAAAAATTGTGGTCTTTCGCATCTGAGGAATTGAGACATGGCGCGTCTAGCACTGCTGAGTGTATCTAATAAAACTGGTTTAATTGACCTAGCCCGTAGCTTGGTTGAGGAATTTGAATTTGATTTAATCAGTAGTGGAGGAACTGCTCAAGCCCTCAAGGATGCAGGGTTGCCTGTAACTAAGGTTGCAGATTATACAGGTTCGCCAGAAATTTTAGGTGGGCGCGTGAAGACTTTACATCCACGCATTCATGGCGGAATTTTGGCTAGACGCGATGTTGCTCAAGATGTAGCAGATTTGGAAAATAATCAAATTCGTCCGATAGATTTGGTTGTGGTGAATCTTTATCCGTTTGAGGAGACTATTGCTAAACCAGGGGTGACGTTGGCAGAGGCTGTTGAACAAATTGATATCGGCGGCCCAGCGATGTTACGCGCATCATCAAAGAATTTTGCTCATCTGACAGTATTATGTAACCCAGCGCAGTATGACGAATATCTGCAAGAGTTACGGCAGAATAATGGGGAAGCTTCTTTAGAATTTCGGCAAAAGGCAGCTTTAAAAGGATTTCTGCATACGGCGAATTACGATCGCGCGATCGCATCTTACCTTGCAGGTACGCAACAGCACACCCTAAGCGGTACGGAATTACAATCTCTGCGTTATGGAGAAAATCCCCATCAAAGTGCGGCTTGGTATCAAACTGGAACTACACCAACAGGGTGGGCAGCAGCGAAGAAATTACAAGGGAAGGAACTTAGTTACAATAATCTGGTTGATTTGGAAGCTGCACGTAGAATTATTGCAGAGTTCACTGATTCACCAGCCGCAACTATTATTAAACATACCAATCCCTGCGGTACAGCATTAGGAAATACTATTGTTGAAGCTTATCAAAAGGCTTTTAATGCTGATGCTACTTCAGCATTTGGAGGAATTGTCGCTCTAAATCGCCCAATTGATGCAGCTACAGCCAAGGAGTTAACTAAGACATTTTTAGAATGTGTGGTTGCACCGGACTGTGATGCAGAAGCACAGCAGATTCTCGCCAAGAAATCTAACGTGCGGGTTTTGACATTAGCAGATTTGAGTAGCGGCCCCAAAACTTTGGTAAGACAAATTGCTGGTGGTTTCCTGGTACAAGCTGCGGATGATATTATTGCTGACACAAATCAATGGCAAGTTGTGACTGAAGTACAACCTACAGAAGATCAGTTAGGAGAATTGCTGTTTGCGTGGAAGGTGTGCAAACATGTTAAATCTAATGCCATTGTTGTATCATGCGATCGCACTACTTTAGGTGTAGGTGCTGGACAAATGAACCGTGTTGGTTCTGCCAAAATTGCTTTAGAACAAGCTGGAGAAAAAGCAAAAGGTGCAATTCTCGCTAGTGATGGCTTTTTCCCCTTTGATGATACTGTTAGAGCCGCCGTCGCCGCCGGTATAACGGCTATTGTCCAACCAGGAGGTAGCCGAAATGACCAAGATTCTATCAAAGCTGCTAATGAACTCGGTTTAGCAATGGTGTTAACTGGTGTGCGTCACTTTTTACATTAGGCAGAGTAAGTGCATATTGTTGACAACTCATTCCTCAGCACCTCTTAACTCGTGAATGTGGTGCAGTTGGGAAAGTGTCACTTCCAATACTCGCCTTGCTTTAACAGCGATGTTATTCTCTGATTGTGTGAGGAGCAAGTTGAAATTAAAAGCGCTGAGAGTGGAAACACGGTAACACTTCTGAGCGCTTTTTAATTTGTGGCATGACTAAAGTCCTTACTACGAACTAGATGCTGAGTTATTTATCTTGGATAACACTAGCTATTACCGTTGCTAATTCTGATGGTTCTACTGGTTTGGTGAGATGCCTTTGGAAACCAGCAGAAATAATCTTTTGAGAGTTCGTCTCCCCGGCAAAAGCAGTGAGTGCGATCGCTCTTAACTTTGTTCCTGATGATACTTCCATTTCTCTGACTTGTTTAATTAGCATATAACCATCGACATCTGGCATACCAATATCACTTAATAATATGTCTGGTTTGGTTTGAGCGATCGCTTCTAATGCTTCCTTCGCTGAACTCACCGCTTCCACCGCGACACCATACTGTTCCAAAATAAAAGTAAGTAATTCTAAAGTATCAGCATCATCATCTACAACTACAATTCGCAAACCTTGCAGATTTGGGGTAATGTCAACAATAGAATATTCGTCTTCTATTGAAGGAGTAACAATCAAAGGTAGTTTGACTGTAAATGTTGTGCCTAATCCTTCTCCTGCGCTGTTGACTTGTACAGAACCACCGTGAAGTTCTACAAGATGACGAACTATTGCTAACCCTAATCCTAACCCACCAAATTTTCTAGTTGTTACCTCATCAGCTTGGCGGAAGCGTTCAAATACGTAAGGTAGGAAATCGGGACTAATACCTTTTCCCGTATCACTGACTGCAATTTGAGCAACATAACCTATTGTTTCTAGGTTGATAGTTATCCTACCGCCTTCTGGCGTAAATTTTACAGCATTAGTCAGCAAATTCCACACTATCTGCTGTAAACGATTGGGGTCGCCTTCTACTTTACAGATACAGGAAGTCAACTTAGTTTCTATATGTATCGATTTACTTTCAGCCGTGAGGCGTACAGTTTCTAATGCTGCTTCAATTGTATTTACTAAGTCAACTGTACAGACATTTAAACTTAGCTTACCGCGTAGAATCCTTGACACATCAAGTAAATCGTCTATTAACCTTGCTTGTAATTTGGCATTGCGTTCGATGACTTCTAAGGCTTGATTAGTTTTGATGGCATCTAACTTACGATTTTTGAGGAGTTTTGCCCAACCTAAAATGGGATTAAGTGGCGATCGCAATTCATGAGAGACTATCGCTAAGAAATCATCTTTCATGCGATTGGCTTGTTCTAATTGTATCCGCGCTGTACGTTCCCGCTCCCAAGCTTGTGCGCGTTCCTCAACTAATAACTTTTGGTCATGAATGTCAGTGCAAGAACCAAACCATTTAATAATTTCACCATCTTGATTCATTAATGGCAATGCTCGTCCTAAATGCCAACGGTATTCACCATCGGCACGACGCAAACGATACTCAGTCTCGTAATCTTCGCCCGTTTGCAGACAACCTTGCCATCTTTCTATTGTCGGTTGCACATCATCGGGATGTAATATATTTAACCATCCTTCACCTTGAGTTTGTTCTAGAGCTTTTCCTGTATAGTCGTACCAGCGTTGATTAAAATACTCATGATAGCCGTTTGGTTCTGTAATCCAGACCATTTGCGGCATTGTGTTTGCTAATGTACGAAACATCAGTTCGCTTTGTTGTAGTGCGGCTTCTGCTTGTTTACGCTTTGTCAAATCTAAAATGAAGCAAACCCATCTTGATGGATTGTGGGTTAATCGGGCAGCACCCAATAAAATAGGAACACAAGAGCCGTCTTTACGAATATATTCTTTCTCAAATGGAGTGCAAAATCCAGAGTTTAATACTTCCTCTACCTTAACTTGATCAAGTTGGGCATATGCTGGTGGTGTCATGTCTTGCCAATGCAACTTTCCTGCAAGTAAGTCCTCATAGGTATAACCAACCATTTTGAGGAAGGCATCGTTAGCAAAGTGAATCCGTTCTACATCTGCCTCAATAATGCCAATAATACTTGATTGCAATAATTGCTGTAGTCGAGCCTCACTTTGCTGTAGCGCTTCTTCTGCTAGTTTGCGCTCAGTCACATCGATATTGACTCCCACCATTCTTAATGGTTGACCGTAATCATCATAAAAAATTCTGGCTCTCGCCTGTAACCAACAAATGCTTTTATCTGCACGAATGATGCGAAAATCTGTGAGAAATTCATTCAAGCCCGTGTTTACCACTTGACGCAATTCGACTTCTACCTTAGCTAAATCATCGGGATGAACCCATTTTGCCCAATCTGCAAAAGTACCACCAAATTCACCTGGCTGTAAGCCATAAATAGCTTCTAATTCTTGTGACCAAAAGTTGACATCAGTAGATATTCTCCAGTCAAAACTGCCGATTTTTCCAGATTTTTGTGCTAAATCAAGCCATGCTTGCTTTTGTTGTAGTTGAGACATTAACTGCTGATGCTCGGTGACATCCAGAAAGGCTCCTATTACGCCTCGGACATGGCCATCTGTATCACGTAAAGGTGCAGCTTTGCCGTAAATATGTCGTACATCATCTTCACTAAAGACAAATTCAAACTCTGCTTCTACCTCTTTGCCAGTACTGCCAGCCTGCTGCATTGCCAACTCATTTACAGGAATATCTTGACCATTTTTTCTAATTTTAAATGGAAAAGGATATTCTCCACTAGCAGGAGTGGCTGTCATAATTGAGCCAGGAGACAACCGCATCATTTCAAAAGCTGCTCGGTTAACACTCATGGAATGGCACTGAGGATCGTGTGCTATCCAAACGGCAGCCGGCACAGTCTCCATAATGGTTTCTAGCTCCTCTGCTCGTGCTTTAGCTAGTGCTTCACTCTGCCGTAATGCCAATTCTACCCGTTGGCGATCGCGTAGCGCGGCTTCTTGTTCGCTAATATCTATATTGACAGCTATTGCATTGATAATTGCTCCATTTTTATCTTTGATGGGGATAGCCGAGTTAAGAATGGTTTTTCTCTGCCCATCAAATGTTTCAATATCAATTTTTTCCCCAATGATAGCCTCACCAGTAGCTAAGGTACGAGCTAGTGTCCAATCTTGGGCTGCCAAGGGCTTGCCTGTATCTGCCCACCAGCCTTTATACTCATGGTATTGATTGACATTATCCAGCAAAGGCGCATCTTCACCCCAAATTGCTTTGACGGCTGGATTGATTTCCAAAAGTTGTCCTTTAACATCTGAAATCAGTACTCCCACGGGCAAAATATCGAGGATGGCGCGTAGGCGCTGGTGTTCGAGGTCGCTTTTTGCTTGACCTTGGGCTAAACTTTCTTGGGCTTGCTTATGCTGTGTAATATCAGTGAAAATGGCAAGTGTGCTGAAGGTTTGGGGGTAGGAATCTAGGGGAAAGAGAAGTTTTTTTACTGTTGTGTAATCTATTATTTGAGTTTCTGGTTTGCAGCTAAGAGAAACAGTTACCCAAAGAGGTGATTTATCTTGGCGTTGTAAACGTAATTCCCACTGCTGTTTAGTTTGGTGATGGTGCGGTTGTTCTAGCCATTGCTGAATCTCTTGGCGAAGTTGAGGTTCGATAAAATCAAAAATTGAGCGATCGCCTATTTCCTCGATATTATAATCAAGCATCTGGACTAGGCTATGATTTACATACTCTATCTTTCCTTGTTTGCCAAGTATGCAAATACCCTCATCTGCTACTTCTAATAAATGGTGATAGCTGAATTTTGCCTTTGCTAGTTTTATATGTATTTGTAAATTTAATAAACTAATAATTAGTGCTACTAAGCTAAAAATAATTAAGTTTAGTGTCTCATTCCCTTGACTCACTAGTAGTGAGTTAAAAGGTGCAACAGAAAAGTATTCTTTAATTAAAATTGCCAAAACTGTAGCCACTAAACCAGTTACTAATCCACCATACCAGTTGCTAAAAACCACAGCAGCCAACAACAGTAGAGAAACTTCCACTTTTAAAGACCTTTCCAGCATTATGCCTAGTAACAGCGCCAATAATACCGACATGATAGAAATACAGTAACGCTGTAGATGAGAGCGCTGGATATATGTCATACTGCGTTTAATCCTTGGCAGTAACCTGTTTATAAGACGTAGAGTTTCTTTTTGTAAAAGTCAACAGTCTAAAAATATATTTTATTATTAATACAAAAATTATCTAACTGAAAGGGGTGTAAAATAACACTTTCGTTCTTCAGTGCTTGGTAAAGTTTGCACAGCTAACTCAACACCTCGACTAAATTTTTGTTATCAAGTGAGAATTTCTTCTAAATTATAGCTTTACAGATTCACAAATTAATTGCTCAAGCTCTTACCCAAGTTTTTTAAGAAACGTGAACTACTAGTAATGATTCTTATACATTATTTAAAGAATTTATAAAGAGTCACACATTATACTTGCCATCCTATGGCCCAATTGATACATTTTAGTAGTGTGTGAGGAGCAAGTTAAAAGTAAAAAACGCCTGGGGTGGAAACACGGTAACACTCCCAGGCGTTTTTTCGTGATTCCGAAAAATAACACCCTATTTTGTACAGAAAGCAAACTGTCACAGGATAGATTTACTTTTTACAATAACAAGTGCTATTTTTTAGTTGTGTGTGAGGAGCAAGTTAGAAATAAAAAGCGTCTGGGGTGGAAACACGGCAACACTCCCAGGCGCTTTTTATTTAGCGGTAGTATTTTTTGTGCAGTTGTCAAAGTGTCACACAATACACTTGCTTATTAGAATCAAAAGTGATAACCTCTTATTGTGTGTGAGGAGCAAGTTGAAACGTAAAAAGCATCTGGGGTGGAAACACGGTAACACTCCCAGGTGCTTTTTATTTGTTGTGAACTATGGCGACTGTAAGAATAACTATTTAACTAACTTTTGATGAAAGTCCACTCTAGCACCTTAATTGGAGCGGTTTGTAGTGCTTTAGTGAGTTCGGCATTACTTTTAAACTTAACCTGATGTAAATCACAAGCTTCGACATTAACGGTAAACTTCTCATCTTCAAAAGGCCAGGGTTCGACAGTAACTAAATTATCGCTACGTTGCATAATGTCATAACGCTTCCCATCTGGGCCTTTGCTGATTTCCAGAAATCGTTCATCAGCTGGCAATTCTTTTTGACAGAGGATAAGCGAAAGGCGATCGCACCACTGCATAAAAGCATAAGCTGCATCTGCATCATCCTTTTCTATACCAAGTTCTTCCCGATAATGCTTTTGATTTTCTAGCTGCTCATCTAGAAATTTATCGAATGCGGGAGACTGTCCCCGTTTATACTCATTCAAACGGCTAATGTGCATAGAAATTAACATAGCTACCCAGCGTCCACGATAACGAGCGTTTTTAGCTAGATCAGCTAGTTTTTGAAATGATCCTTTAGAAGAATCTCGCGTTAAAGTATCATTAGTCATCAAAAAATCTTTAGGCGCGCCTGCTTCAGTTAGATTATCCTCTTCCCATTCTTTTTCTAAATCATCATGGTGAGAAATTGCGGCTAAAGTTTCATAGATTCTAGGTGGAGAGTTTTTGCGTTTCCATTGTCCTGCTAATTGAGCTGCTAATAAAGCATGAGCGCGGTGGTAAATAACTTCCCATCCAGTCGATGTTGCATTTACAATCACAAATTAATCTCCTCTGTTTTAAATTGTGATTATTAAAATAAATTTTTAAGTAAAATATGTGCCAAATTAATTACTGTAATGTAAATTTATTATTTAATAAGTCTAAGTGACTCACAATACATAGTAATTAAAAAATAATTATTAATACCATAAAGATAAGGTAGATAATTATTTTGCTTTTGCTAGATTTACTATCAGGTATTGATTTTTATCAATTAGTTACCTAACAATGAATCTATGAGGTAACTAATTGATAAATTTTCTAGTACACCCTATCTAAGTGAGATGTAACCCCAATATTTTGAATTAAGAATGTTTTTCTAAGGGGTTAGCTACATATTTGAATGCTGGCTCTGAGTTCCAAGGGCCACGTTCATCATGACCGTTGCCATTAGATGATAAATTGTAATAGAGTGCTACAGTTTCGTCAGGTTGGATGTTGCCAAAGAAGGGATCTGTTAATTTACCCAATGAATCTAAAGCTTTCATAAACATTTGGGTATGAGAGATTTCCCGTGTGAGAAGATGAACTAATGTTTCCTT harbors:
- the nadC gene encoding carboxylating nicotinate-nucleotide diphosphorylase, which encodes MSKSGVLPPWLVLDPLLRGWLLEDIGKGDRTTNSLLKADVTLGSAKWVAKAPGVIAGLPVAARVFQLLNEKVSFVAVADEGAFCEMGQVVAEMSGSLDALLMGERVALNLAMRLSGIATLTNKYVERIADLPAHLVDTRKTTPGLRLLEKYATAVGGAINHRMGLDDAVMIKDNHIAAAGGIGEAITRIRSQIPYTLMIEVETETIEQVKEALEYHADIIMLDNMPVDLMRQAVQLIRQQDGRVKIEASGNVTLETIRAVAETGVDYISSSAPITQSKWLDLSMKIS
- the purH gene encoding bifunctional phosphoribosylaminoimidazolecarboxamide formyltransferase/IMP cyclohydrolase, which codes for MARLALLSVSNKTGLIDLARSLVEEFEFDLISSGGTAQALKDAGLPVTKVADYTGSPEILGGRVKTLHPRIHGGILARRDVAQDVADLENNQIRPIDLVVVNLYPFEETIAKPGVTLAEAVEQIDIGGPAMLRASSKNFAHLTVLCNPAQYDEYLQELRQNNGEASLEFRQKAALKGFLHTANYDRAIASYLAGTQQHTLSGTELQSLRYGENPHQSAAWYQTGTTPTGWAAAKKLQGKELSYNNLVDLEAARRIIAEFTDSPAATIIKHTNPCGTALGNTIVEAYQKAFNADATSAFGGIVALNRPIDAATAKELTKTFLECVVAPDCDAEAQQILAKKSNVRVLTLADLSSGPKTLVRQIAGGFLVQAADDIIADTNQWQVVTEVQPTEDQLGELLFAWKVCKHVKSNAIVVSCDRTTLGVGAGQMNRVGSAKIALEQAGEKAKGAILASDGFFPFDDTVRAAVAAGITAIVQPGGSRNDQDSIKAANELGLAMVLTGVRHFLH
- a CDS encoding hybrid sensor histidine kinase/response regulator; this encodes MTYIQRSHLQRYCISIMSVLLALLLGIMLERSLKVEVSLLLLAAVVFSNWYGGLVTGLVATVLAILIKEYFSVAPFNSLLVSQGNETLNLIIFSLVALIISLLNLQIHIKLAKAKFSYHHLLEVADEGICILGKQGKIEYVNHSLVQMLDYNIEEIGDRSIFDFIEPQLRQEIQQWLEQPHHHQTKQQWELRLQRQDKSPLWVTVSLSCKPETQIIDYTTVKKLLFPLDSYPQTFSTLAIFTDITQHKQAQESLAQGQAKSDLEHQRLRAILDILPVGVLISDVKGQLLEINPAVKAIWGEDAPLLDNVNQYHEYKGWWADTGKPLAAQDWTLARTLATGEAIIGEKIDIETFDGQRKTILNSAIPIKDKNGAIINAIAVNIDISEQEAALRDRQRVELALRQSEALAKARAEELETIMETVPAAVWIAHDPQCHSMSVNRAAFEMMRLSPGSIMTATPASGEYPFPFKIRKNGQDIPVNELAMQQAGSTGKEVEAEFEFVFSEDDVRHIYGKAAPLRDTDGHVRGVIGAFLDVTEHQQLMSQLQQKQAWLDLAQKSGKIGSFDWRISTDVNFWSQELEAIYGLQPGEFGGTFADWAKWVHPDDLAKVEVELRQVVNTGLNEFLTDFRIIRADKSICWLQARARIFYDDYGQPLRMVGVNIDVTERKLAEEALQQSEARLQQLLQSSIIGIIEADVERIHFANDAFLKMVGYTYEDLLAGKLHWQDMTPPAYAQLDQVKVEEVLNSGFCTPFEKEYIRKDGSCVPILLGAARLTHNPSRWVCFILDLTKRKQAEAALQQSELMFRTLANTMPQMVWITEPNGYHEYFNQRWYDYTGKALEQTQGEGWLNILHPDDVQPTIERWQGCLQTGEDYETEYRLRRADGEYRWHLGRALPLMNQDGEIIKWFGSCTDIHDQKLLVEERAQAWERERTARIQLEQANRMKDDFLAIVSHELRSPLNPILGWAKLLKNRKLDAIKTNQALEVIERNAKLQARLIDDLLDVSRILRGKLSLNVCTVDLVNTIEAALETVRLTAESKSIHIETKLTSCICKVEGDPNRLQQIVWNLLTNAVKFTPEGGRITINLETIGYVAQIAVSDTGKGISPDFLPYVFERFRQADEVTTRKFGGLGLGLAIVRHLVELHGGSVQVNSAGEGLGTTFTVKLPLIVTPSIEDEYSIVDITPNLQGLRIVVVDDDADTLELLTFILEQYGVAVEAVSSAKEALEAIAQTKPDILLSDIGMPDVDGYMLIKQVREMEVSSGTKLRAIALTAFAGETNSQKIISAGFQRHLTKPVEPSELATVIASVIQDK
- a CDS encoding DUF3891 family protein, encoding MIVNATSTGWEVIYHRAHALLAAQLAGQWKRKNSPPRIYETLAAISHHDDLEKEWEEDNLTEAGAPKDFLMTNDTLTRDSSKGSFQKLADLAKNARYRGRWVAMLISMHISRLNEYKRGQSPAFDKFLDEQLENQKHYREELGIEKDDADAAYAFMQWCDRLSLILCQKELPADERFLEISKGPDGKRYDIMQRSDNLVTVEPWPFEDEKFTVNVEACDLHQVKFKSNAELTKALQTAPIKVLEWTFIKS